One Candidatus Sulfurimonas baltica DNA segment encodes these proteins:
- a CDS encoding virulence RhuM family protein: protein MNETSILIYQSDDGKTKLETRLENETVWLSQEQMGELFQKARSTINEHIKNIYAENELEEDATMKKFGISEFAKKPTNFYNLDVIISVGYRVKSLQGTKFRQWATTRLKEYIVKGFTMNDEMLKEVGGGTYFDELLARIRDIRSSEKVFYRKVLDIYETSIDYDAKAETSITFFKTIQNKMHFAAHGHTAAEIIFQRADATEQNMGLTTFKGAKPNKQEIQIAKNYLNEEELNILNRIVSAYLELAELQALNRKPMYMKDWIERLDEFLKMSGNEILTHKGSRGHTQAIEKAKAEYELYKEQTKNELSRVEKDFIEHIESSQKEIKGK, encoded by the coding sequence ATGAATGAAACAAGCATACTAATATATCAAAGCGATGATGGTAAAACAAAGTTAGAAACACGACTTGAAAATGAAACAGTGTGGCTTTCCCAAGAGCAAATGGGTGAGCTTTTTCAAAAAGCCCGTTCTACTATCAATGAACATATTAAAAATATATATGCCGAAAATGAGTTAGAAGAAGATGCAACTATGAAGAAATTCGGAATATCCGAATTTGCTAAAAAGCCTACTAACTTTTATAATTTAGACGTGATTATTTCAGTTGGATACAGAGTGAAATCACTTCAAGGCACAAAGTTTCGTCAATGGGCTACCACAAGGCTCAAAGAATACATAGTAAAAGGTTTTACTATGAATGACGAAATGCTTAAAGAAGTTGGCGGTGGAACTTATTTTGATGAACTACTTGCTCGTATTAGAGATATCCGTTCATCTGAAAAAGTTTTTTATAGAAAAGTCTTAGATATTTATGAAACAAGCATTGATTATGACGCAAAAGCGGAAACTTCTATAACTTTTTTTAAAACTATCCAAAATAAAATGCACTTCGCTGCTCACGGTCATACTGCTGCTGAAATTATTTTTCAAAGAGCAGATGCGACCGAGCAAAATATGGGGCTAACTACATTTAAAGGTGCAAAGCCAAATAAGCAAGAGATACAAATCGCTAAGAACTACTTAAATGAAGAAGAGCTAAATATTTTAAACCGTATTGTTTCAGCTTACTTGGAACTCGCAGAACTTCAAGCTTTAAACCGCAAACCAATGTATATGAAAGATTGGATAGAGAGACTTGATGAGTTTTTAAAAATGAGTGGAAATGAAATATTAACTCATAAAGGTTCTCGTGGTCATACGCAAGCAATAGAAAAAGCAAAAGCAGAATATGAACTCTATAAAGAACAAACAAAAAATGAATTATCAAGAGTTGAGAAAGATTTTATAGAGCATATCGAGAGCTCTCAAAAAGAGATAAAAGGAAAATAA